From the Candidatus Delongbacteria bacterium genome, the window AATGGCCAAGGCAAAATTCGAGCGGACCAAGCCCCACGTGAACGTCGGGACGATTGGTCACGTGGACCACGGCAAGACGACGCTGACGGCGGCGATCACGCAGGCCCTTGCGA encodes:
- a CDS encoding GTP-binding protein gives rise to the protein MAKAKFERTKPHVNVGTIGHVDHGKTTLTAAITQALA